The following proteins are co-located in the Vigna angularis cultivar LongXiaoDou No.4 chromosome 2, ASM1680809v1, whole genome shotgun sequence genome:
- the LOC108323256 gene encoding transcription factor MYB13 codes for MGRAPCCEKMGLKRGPWTHEEDQILINYINIYGHSNWRALPKLAGLLRCGKSCRLRWINYLRPDIKRGNFTPEEEDAIISLHEMLGNRWSAIAARLPGRTDNEIKNVWHTHLKKRLPQNYRQSQEQQRSKKQPKLDGDASKINYQGVKLDQQQDPVNNVHVHASTKEDNSTEEMPLSPPQCSSDMSSLTNSDNNSSINNSNNNCDMSSHVNDIDTPENNLALDEDFWSEVLLSDDSSGETSGFPSIDYGRFEPMSSEEVGVLIDGSSSSMSDGMDFWCNVYARAEEFNQLLEL; via the exons ATGGGGAGAGCTCCATGCTGCGAGAAAATGGGGTTGAAGAGAGGGCCATGGACTCATGAAGAAGATCAAATTCTCATCAATTACATCAACATTTATGGCCATTCTAATTGGCGTGCTCTGCCCAAACTAGCTG GGCTGTTAAGGTGTGGAAAGAGCTGTAGACTTCGGTGGATAAATTATCTGAGACCAGACATCAAACGAGGCAACTTCACCCCAGAAGAAGAGGATGCTATAATCAGTTTGCATGAAATGTTGGGAAACAG ATGGTCGGCTATAGCTGCGAGATTACCTGGTAGAACAGACAACGAGATAAAAAACGTGTGGCACACCCACTTGAAGAAGAGGTTGCCACAAAATTACCGACAAAGCCAAGAGCAACAACGAAGCAAAAAACAACCAAAGTTGGATGGGGACGCTTCCAAAATCAATTACCAAGGCGTCAAACTAGACCAACAACAAGACCCCGTGAATAACGTTCACGTTCATGCATCAACCAAAGAAGATAATAGCACAGAGGAAATGCCACTTTCTCCTCCCCAATGTTCTAGCGATATGTCTTCGCTCACCAATAGTGACAACAATAGCAGcattaataatagtaataataattgtgACATGTCCTCGCATGTTAATGATATTGACACACCGGAGAACAATCTTGCACTGGACGAGGATTTCTGGTCGGAAGTATTGTTATCTGACGATAGTTCCGGTGAGACAAGTGGATTTCCGAGCATTGATTATGGTCGATTTGAACCAATGTCTAGCGAAGAAGTAGGGGTGCTTATAGATGGTAGTTCGTCAAGTATGAGCGATGGCATGGACTTTTGGTGCAACGTTTACGCCAGAGCTGAGGAATTCAACCAGTTACTTGAATTATGA
- the LOC108323254 gene encoding uncharacterized protein LOC108323254, protein MKSCVSLKLRLRLPPAKKAWKSFTSTIGKLSKSKSKSMKKPRKLSKPTTKFATSKRFFRHKRLGTIRSLLLGFHKKPAPVYIDKLFKEPSCDLVGQLKPPTAHKSRTKRLSGEEGTTKGGRSCASDDMWESLALASPQMQGIDERAEEFITRFRQEMAAQEMIARHF, encoded by the coding sequence ATGAAATCCTGCGTAAGCCTAAAGCTAAGGCTAAGGCTTCCACCTGCTAAAAAGGCATGGAAGAGCTTCACTTCTACAATTGGTAAACTCAGTAAGTCCAAATCAAAATCCATGAAGAAACCAAGAAAGCTTTCAAAACCTACCACCAAATTTGCTACCTCCAAGCGTTTTTTTCGGCACAAAAGGTTAGGCACAATCAGAAGTTTGCTGTTGGGGTTCCACAAGAAGCCTGCACCTGTGTACATTGATAAGCTCTTTAAAGAGCCTTCGTGTGACTTGGTGGGGCAGCTGAAGCCACCAACAGCACACAAATCACGAACTAAAAGGCTGTCTGGAGAAGAAGGAACAACAAAGGGTGGTAGATCTTGTGCCTCAGATGACATGTGGGAGTCACTGGCGTTGGCATCACCTCAGATGCAGGGAATAGATGAACGAGCAGAGGAGTTCATCACTAGATTCAGACAAGAGATGGCAGCGCAAGAGATGATAGCAAGACATTTTTAG
- the LOC108323250 gene encoding uncharacterized protein LOC108323250 has translation MASLCTTLLFCLLLILSLAASTETHRIPGFLYTRSRGRCTAQFWSGRREAWPRMVPETSTVSNVFGSRVYEHYRSDLTLIEAAARNDEESNAFGGLVKEGTAALLNSYAREGFPYKPWQVKTLVIKALVSQAAAASQANNFLLANQACS, from the exons ATGGCTTCACTCTGCACCACACTTCTCTTTTGTCTTCTCCTAATCCTATCTTTAGCAGCATCCACAGAGACGCATCGTATTCCCGGATTCCTCTACACTCGCAGCAGAGGAAGATGCACCGCACA GTTCTGGAGCGGGAGGAGGGAGGCGTGGCCGAGGATGGTTCCGGAGACGTCGACGGTGTCGAACGTGTTCGGGTCTCGGGTGTACGAACACTACAGATCGGATCTGACATTGATTGAAGCCGCGGCGAGGAATGACGAGGAGAGTAACGCGTTCGGAGGATTGGTGAAGGAGGGAACCGCAGCGTTGCTTAACTCGTATGCGAGGGAGGGTTTTCCTTACAAACCCTGGCAGGTTAAGACTTTGGTGATAAAAGCGTTGGTGTCCCAAGCTGCAGCTGCATCTCAAGCCAATAACTTCTTGTTGGCTAACCAGGCTTGCTCCTAA
- the LOC108323218 gene encoding TOM1-like protein 2 — protein MERLKLAQLGERLKTGGAQMGRMVSGKVKEMLQAPTPESKMVDEATLETMEDPNWGINLRICAMINSDQFNGSEVVKAIKRKINHKSPVVQTLSLDLLEACAMNCDKVFSEIASEKLLDDLVALIDNPQAHHNTRRRAFQLIRAWGDSEDLAYLPVFRQTYMRLKGRDGPLDMAGGNSPSIPYASESYAHQYPVDPPERYPIPDAELDMDDPAAFSSNYQQISVEETKEHLVVARNSLELLSSILSSEADPKPLKEDLTVSLLGKCKQSLSIIKGIVESTTDDEATLFEALYLNDELQQVISNYEKLEAAQMSGTPQPQNAEPAKHDAEAVQNPNEVPARFEIDDSEESEADQNLDRKVPQKSNTLEVNATEVEGNGLAETKIVKDTTEKNGESSLKRDTE, from the exons ATGGAGCGGTTGAAGCTGGCGCAACTGGGGGAGAGGCTGAAGACAGGTGGGGCCCAGATGGGGCGAATGGTAAGTGGCAAGGTGAAGGAGATGCTGCAGGCTCCCACGCCGGAGTCCAAGATGGTCGACGAGGCCACGCTCGAAACCATGGAGGACCCTAATTGGGGCATCAATCTCAGGATATGTGCCATGATCAACTCCGACCAATTTAACGGCTCCGAGGTCGTTAAGGCCATCAAGAGGAAGATCAACCACAAGAGCCCTGTGGTTCAGACTCTTAGCCTCGACCTCTTGGAAGCCTGCGCCATGAACTGCGACAAGGTCTTCTCCGAAATCGCTTCCGAGAAGCTTCTAGATGACCTCGTTGCCTTGATTGATAACCCCCAGGCCCACCACAACACTCGACGTCGGGCTTTCCAGTTGATTCGGGCCTGGGGCGACTCCGAGGATCTTGCTTATCTTCCCGTCTTTCGTCAAACTTATATG AGATTGAAAGGGAGGGATGGTCCACTTGACATGGCGGGAGGAAATTCACCATCTATTCCGTATGCCTCAGAGTCATATGCACATCAATATCCTGTAGATCCCCCTGAAAGATACCCAATTCCTGATGCTGAACTAGATATGGATGATCCAGCGGCTTTCTCTTCTAATTACCAACAAATATCAGTTGAGGAGACGAAAGAACATCTAGTGGTTGCTCGGAATAGTCTCGAGTTGCTTTCTAGCATATTGAGTTCTGAGGCTGACCCAAAACCTTTGAAG GAAGATTTAACTGTGAGCTTGTTGGGCAAGTGCAAGCAATCACTCTCTATCATCAAGGGGATTGTGGAAAGCACTACAGATGATGAAGCAACGCTTTTTGAGGCTTTATATCTCAATGATGAGCTTCAGCAGGTAATTTCTAACTATGAGAAGTTAGAAGCTGCTCAAATGTCTGGGACACCACAGCCTCAAAATGCTGAACCCGCCAAGCATGACGCGGAAGCTGTTCAAAATCCCAATGAAGTACCTGCAAGGTTTGAAATTGATGATTCGGAAGAATCTGAAGCTGATCAGAATCTGGATCGAAAGGTGCCCCAAAAATCGAACACCCTTGAAGTCAATGCAACTGAGGTCGAGGGGAATGGTCTTGCTGAAACTAAAATAGTTAAGGACACAACGGAAAAGAATGGTGAATCTAGCCTCAAGCGAGATACCGAATGA